Proteins co-encoded in one Nicotiana sylvestris chromosome 7, ASM39365v2, whole genome shotgun sequence genomic window:
- the LOC104215550 gene encoding uncharacterized protein — translation MSDVESTTAAENPILRRRNSVMLPKKLTLQHQTSASTTITTTATSSSSASSSLTNSASDDFELFSIKPVSYTSLRDILPPSAVNSPRPMTSPHQGQSGSEISIRNRLVKQAAWAYLQPMSTSPDSSGRSLFRRTFLFPVNNPVAGILDCIDRYIFAPLTKAVDWLLRAVRVRSSR, via the coding sequence ATGTCTGACGTTGAGTCCACCACAGCAGCGGAGAACCCTATCCTCCGCCGCCGCAACTCCGTTATGCTTCCTAAAAAGCTCACCTTACAGCATCAAACATCAGCTTCAACCACCATCACTACCACCGCCACGTCATCTTCGTCGGCTTCGTCATCGTTGACGAACTCGGCGAGCGATGATTTTGAGCTGTTCTCTATTAAGCCTGTATCCTACACTTCTCTGAGGGATATCCTGCCACCTTCCGCCGTCAATTCTCCCAGGCCTATGACTTCGCCTCACCAAGGCCAATCCGGTTCCGAGATTTCAATCCGGAATCGCCTCGTTAAGCAAGCCGCTTGGGCTTATCTCCAGCCGATGTCGACTTCACCGGATTCCTCCGGTCGGAGCTTATTCCGCCGCACCTTCCTCTTCCCGGTCAATAACCCTGTCGCCGGAATTCTTGACTGCATTGATCGGTACATTTTTGCTCCCTTGACTAAAGCTGTTGATTGGCTTCTTCGTGCTGTTCGGGTTCGGAGCTCCAGATAA
- the LOC104215549 gene encoding putative HVA22-like protein g, whose amino-acid sequence MLGEFITSSLVLVLGYAYPAFECFKTIEKNRVDIEELRFWCQYWIIVAVLRIIESFGDVFMAWLPMYSEAKLALIIYLWYPKTKGTGYIYDALLKPFVSKHEPEIDRGFLEFRARAFDLAIYYWHNCTELGQAKFFQLLDFVAAPSRRNSHLSSEQRNGTDHSRGPPPPSAPPAPPSSSSFSLFRRNKPPSDKRQPPQSPRSYYDHRSTFHPSKPETVQVHPEDLSFLDTDYFEPGSDHAARPRYRRS is encoded by the exons atgttggGAGAATTCATCACTAGCAGTTTAGT ATTGGTTCTTGGATATGCATACCCTGCTTTTGAATGTTTTAAGACTATTGAGAAGAACAGAGTTGATATTGAAGAACTCAGATTCTGGTGCCAATATTG GATCATTGTTGCAGTGTTGAGAATTATTGAGAGCTTTGGTGATGTATTCATGGCATG GCTACCAATGTACAGCGAGGCAAAGTTGGCACTTATCATCTACTTATGGTATCCAAAAACAAAGGGTACAGGATACATATATGATGCCTTGTTGAAGCCATTTGTGTCAAAGCATGAACCAGAGATTGACAGGGGTTTTCTAGAGTTCAGAGCCAGGGCATTTGACTTGGCTATTTACTACTGGCACAATTGCACTGAATTGGGGCAAGCAAAATTCTTTCAATTGCTTGATTTTGTAGCTGCTCCATCTAGAAGAAATTCACATCTCAGCTCCGAG CAAAGAAATGGGACTGACCATTCTCGAGGACCGCCACCTCCTTCGGCCCCACCAGCACCACCGTCATCATCATCCTTCAGTTTATTCAGGAGGAACAAGCCGCCGTCAGACAAGAGGCAGCCACCTCAATCGCCGCGGTCTTACTACGATCACCGGTCAACTTTTCATCCTTCTAAACCGGAAACGGTCCAAGTTCACCCGGAGGATCTTTCATTCCTAGACACAGACTATTTTGAACCCGGTTCGGACCATGCTGCCCGGCCCAGATATAGGCGCAGTTAG